The genomic window GAGTCATTACTTGAGTGAGAGTCCTCTCCCCAGTGTTTGAGTCCCAGTCTTAGTCTGAGTCACCAAAGAAGTCCACACTGTTTGAAGTCAAGTCCGTTAGTGGAGTCCAGGTTTATTGGAGTTGAGTCGACTCACCAATCTTCGTGTCACTGAGGAAGAGTCAGAGTTGGTCTGAGAGTCTAGTTCCCAATGTTGGAGTGTGAGTCACAGTCAAATGAgactatatataaataacattttctccCATCAgatattatatgatataaaGTATTTATATGGTAGTAGATGTTAAATTAtttcttaaatatatatatatttttttacaaaatataacagattaacagattagaACACGCCTGTCTTTCTTACCAACGGGACTGCAGCTGTATATCCCAGCATCCTCTCCTTCCAGCTTTGTGACAGGAAATCGGAATTTTTCTGTGCCATCACGTTTTTTTGGAAGTTCAAACACGATACTTGAAATTTTCTGGGCTTTGGCAAATGTACATGTGTAATTCTCCCAGGTATGTACACAGTTTCTCCATTCAGAAAAGGCCAGGTAACCTGCAAACCAAGCACAAATAAGACTTTGCATCGTACTTTAACAATCCTAATATTtcttatttcatttataaattGAATCTTTGTTCAACCAGGTCTGATTCCAATACTAAACGTCACCagaatatttaatatgtttttaaacattggTAAAGCTGTCGctgatatttaatttaatttaatctaatttcattCAAGAAACCTTTTTAATCCGTAATATCACTGATCAGACGTCGTTGATCTCTTTACCTGATGTCAGCCAGAGGACGAGCAGAAGAAAGAGCTTCATTTTGTCGTCCGTCCGTCTTCACACTGCACTTTCTTTGCACTTGTTGGATGTGTGAACAGCTGCGTTtcctgcattttattttttttgtcaccattCTGCTCTTATCTGCTTCCGCTTTCTGTCCTCCCCAGGCTCTGTCTGAGGCTTTGTTCTACCCTTTAGTGAGATGAATATTTATTCAGGGCGCTTCGGGGAAATAAAGTTTTTCATTAGTTGCTTCACAAActacttgacttgacttgagaACTCAGTTCTtggaaaaacagtgaaaaatgtGGAAGgaattgaacacatttttgtttgtgaatcACCAAATATTTTATTCGTAATAAGGAAATGAATCAGCTGTACAAGAGAACCATCATCTGGATTATCATGGGTTGAAGGATCATTGAAAAAAAGGGCTAAcccaataaaatctacatctgactaagtctacgatatcttaacaACGTGTTAGTCTCTTCACATTCACCTGTAAGACAGACTTCTCTGTTTGGAAACTGACACTTGACACTTAAGATTTATAAACTATTCACTCCCCTCTACACCagcaaaaatgtgcaattttacatcacggctCACAgaagctgttgatccactgctgcctccatcggtgACATTTTTCTATTTAGTTAGGAGTTAATAGTTTTGGTGCATGGTCGTAAGTCATTTACAAACTTAATCTTCCCGTCAGTAATAGCGGTTTAACACCGAGACAAAGTGGTGAACTTATTCTTAAGTAGAAGCTTTTTCTAAGTCTGTGTCTCAACAGTCAAGGCTGCATCGTCCAAGTGAAGGAGACAAAAGACAGACGATGAGACGATGTTAAATGCTGTCCTCCAGAGTTTAAAGTCCCGAATAACAGTTCTGTTGATTTAACCCCCTTATCGGCCAAAACATCCTACCACACCTgatatgaaataaacacaatctAACATGCATTTTGTGTTGTGTACCAGTTGagttaggttttttttctattttaacagatattattttatgaaatacTGGAGTAAATAGAGATGCGTCAACGCTTATTAGGTCAAATAAACTCTGGtcaagcttcttcttcttcttcctgcaaaTGTTCTAATCcacaaaactaaactaatatGAAGAATGAGTTGAAATTACTCAAATACTTAAGTCCCTGCCAATATTAAACTATATAAAAGCCAATTTTATCGACTCTAATCGaatatttcacatttgcatttgtctttgtctccaggCTCCACCAGCTGATGGTTTACAGTGAAGCATGATAGTAATAAACATCTATTCAAAGCACAATCCAAGTTTCTTCATAAGGAAAAGGAACATGAAACTCAGCTGATATAGAAGGATAgtttctgctgtttctgttcCTCTGAAGAAAcacttataaatatataaaaacatcttAGCTTCCTCATTGCTGCTGTGGTTTGTTGTGGGTGTAACAAACGGCGGTGTCAGTGAGCGTGGGTGGCTCATTGACAGTGGAGTAGGTGGGAGCCTGCTCGTCGCCTGTCACTGTGGACCACATGTCACCACAGCTGTTTGGAAGCTGGACCACGGAGTAGGGCGTGAGGCTAAAGCTGGTGGTGGCATAGACCGTTTTTGGTGCAGTTCCTGAGTCTGACTTCTGGGGGAGCTCTTGTATCTCTGCATAGCAGTGATCCttccagaaaagaaaagaagaacattaTAGTGTATGTACAATCTGCACGTACACTGAACGTGTGCCTCGTTTTGGTTTTACTTTACAAGTAATGACGTGAGTTCACACCTCATTCTCAGCTCCTTCATTTGCTGTGTTCTTTAAACCCTCGACacctggaagagagagagaacatatAACTGAAATAACTGGCACACCAGCACCAACGCttccaaacaggaagtgttgcGTGTAGGTGAGAATGCCACGCAACACTGGTGAAGAAATCTCTCACGTCTACAGATGAAGACGAGAAGTCCCGTCACAGCCACACATGTGACAGCAGCAATGACTCCAATTAACCAAGAGACATCTGGAAGACAAAACCGCACCACAGATAAAATGACCACTCACAGGAAATGGTAAATGTCTTCCATTTCCTGTTCTTGGTAATGTAAGTTTAATAAGtacttcctcactctctctctcaacagACGCAGTGGTTGACTGGGTAGAGGAGGTAGAATATGGAGTAGAAGAATGAGTCCTCGGGTGGATGCACGGTGTTGTTGAAGGTGGAGACTCTGGAAAGAGTCAAATATCGCAAGATATAATCACTAAGCACATGATTAGGAACACATATACTAGTGGTCAGCAAGTGGTGACCCGTGGGTCAAAATTGGCCCACCGGAATTAATATCTGACGCCAACACATTTAAACCAACACATCTCTTAAATTTCATACATTTGATGACGATGTGATGATTTGGACCAGTATTCAATTGCTAAGGAAAATATTGACCATAGGCCAAATTTACTTGCCGACCCCTAACAATCACTTTACAGGTCAGCGCATCAACATGTTTCTCTGATTCCACTTTGAACTTGTTCCACACAAATCTCTTCCACTTAGCTCAATAGCTCTGTCAGCAAAGGCTGCATCAAGACAGCGTAGGTTGTCTTGATAGGTGTTGAGGTACAGGGGAAGGGTCAAATGTCAAGACTAACTAACTATGGAATCAGATGTGTGTCAATACTTTCAagcaacacttttcacaaagtaaacaacactttttaagaggcaaataaaatatcgatttaatcaaccaaaaataatgtattttattgtttaaaaatacacttgttctttgcgctccctcacttgttctttgcacttcctgatttgttctttgcactccctcactcgTTCTTTGCACTtcttgatttgttctttgcgctccctcacttgttctttgcacttcttgatttgttctttgcgctcctcacttgttctttgcacttcctgatttgttcttttgcactccctcactgttctttgcatttgatttgttctttgcgcccctcacttgttcttttgcacttctgatttgttctttgcttgGCTTTGACTTCCTGATTGCATTTCCAATTTTACTTCCTCTTTGTTCttttgcactccctgatttgttctttgcactcctgatttgttctttgcccCTCACTGCTTCTTGCActtcctgatttgttctttgcgctccctcactcgTTCTTTGCACTtcttgatttgttctttgcgctccctcacttgttctttgcacttcttgatttgttctttgcgctccctcactcgTTCTTTGCACTtcttgatttgttctttgcgcaaagaacaaatcaggaagTGCAAAgtacaagtgtattttcaaacaataaaaaacagtatttttgaatgattaaatagATATTTAATTTGCTTCTTAAAAGGTGCTGTTTGCTttttgaaaagtgttgtttgaaaatactgacacaaatctaattccacaaCTAGCCCCTTCAAATTAAGAGTTCAATGAATCTTAGGAAGCTAATGTTACTTATCATTAAGTGTACTTACTTATTTGCAGTCCCTTGTACATACCATATACATTTACTGATCCATAAACATTCCTAAGCATGAAAGCAATCTAACATACTGATGGACAGCAGTGCAACCGTGCTAACATAacatatgcatgcatgtttgtgttttaaaacccGCTAGTTCTGTGACAACTGGAACTACTTTTCTCCGCTCTGAACCGGAGACTCGTTAAATGATTTAACAACGTTGCATCCACTCTACTCCCGGGGTCTGTGTCATACAACTTAATGTTCAAAAATCCAAACTATACCTTTAAGATATCATGTCAACAAGAATGGGATGGATGGACAGAAGCCAAGGACAACCAAAAAATATTATTCCTCTGGCCActagttaaaataaaaaacggTCAGTTTCACCCACCGACAGTCAACACAAGTTTGTGGAAGAACTGGTCGCTCGTCCGCGGGCGGGTGCTCTCTGCTCCGCACCAGTAAATCCCAGTATCTTCTCTTGTTAAATGTTTCAATGTTatggtgattttattttttcgaTCATCTTTGATGGAAAACCTCTCATTTTGTGACCTTTGGGTGTCCACTTGGCGTTcacatttagatttttcttcTCCCTTACAGACAAATTTCTTAATGGGTACGGAGCCTTCGTACTGGCAGGAGTATGTTAGAGTCTGTCCAACAGCTGCTGATGTTGTGTTGGTTGGTATATCTGTAAACACAGTGGATAGAAGGACATTAAAAGGGAGTGTTTTGGTGGTTTAGACGCACTGATAACCCGATGCTGCGCTCACACGACACGCAACATGAATTGGTCACACGACAAGTTAACATACAACCTCAACACACAGGCCACACGGTGTGATACACGTGATGGGCGCTAAATTCAACTCGTGCTAAATAACTACCGCTTTAggcgtgtttgtagcatcagaccATGTGaccctggatttaaacattgcATGTACTGGAACACACTATGAAATGCCAAGCAGCTCACATCTTACTACAAAGGtatgttattggaggtcagatttagtgaccttaacaacagattgctggatcttcagagcaacacagtgcCACATGACGTCACCTGATTGCCATCACACGGAAGAGACGTCTGAAACAGAAATCAAACCAAACAgtaccgaactgtagatcatgggttcatctccaacaactaccagggaaatgtctaaaatctgaatatttaacagaggagtctggtgtatatAGCGACAGCATTGCTGATCGTgaccggcatcacaaaccctgcctgctgtatttcagtccagtgactgtgtcagacggagtctgtgctccggtcatggaggaagtaccaaacagatatttttaattaactgattctagtgatttgattcagttacactgaaaacaactgctttacaagtcactagtcactcgtttgggtgtgtgtgtgtaaaacaaagtcaccgcagtttcatgcagacCATGCAGTTATGACTCCGcccatttgtatatatatatgtgtatatatgtatatatatatactgtatatatatatatatacatatatatattcactgTAAGATACATAATCATTTCAATCCAGATGTGCAGGAACACCACATTTTGGTTTCGGGCATTTCCTGTGCCCTGATGCGCAACTCTGGACAGGAACTGCTATGAAGCGTATCTTATTATGAAAATGCATTAACAGGATGAAATTccagccaaaaacaaacaaaaaaatgcccAAGGATGCAGTTTAAAAGAATGAGCATAAAACTAGAAACAATGACTTCCAGCATCATCCAAACTTAGAGATACATTAAGTGTATGCTTTGCTTGACGTGACACCGTTTCAGAGATGCTCAGTTCAGTCTAAACAAACTGATATTTTGAGATAAACTTTACTCACTTTGAACCTCCAGCTGTATTTCTTTGAGTGCAGTTCGGTGATATCGAC from Solea senegalensis isolate Sse05_10M linkage group LG4, IFAPA_SoseM_1, whole genome shotgun sequence includes these protein-coding regions:
- the LOC122767744 gene encoding uncharacterized protein LOC122767744, with amino-acid sequence MKIFLLLILSLITGCEASSEVQGCLKGWFEFNCTNSDPKVQIIVHRPKHNPTKNNPGDRCEKDKKFCLYRDKLNKNLTVVVNKLEPRDFGDYWCKIGKSLHKIELDDDKRGCQTKLFQTVWETATTNFTCDRIKTSSVTFLCKEDGFKCTEMIWTVSTTVSNEKFTLTVSPRVFTIEIRQVSVQDAGVYWCGLRSNGAGRYHRTALKEIQLEVQNIPTNTTSAAVGQTLTYSCQYEGSVPIKKFVCKGEEKSKCERQVDTQRSQNERFSIKDDRKNKITITLKHLTREDTGIYWCGAESTRPRTSDQFFHKLVLTVESPPSTTPCIHPRTHSSTPYSTSSTQSTTASVERENVSWLIGVIAAVTCVAVTGLLVFICRRVEGLKNTANEGAENEDHCYAEIQELPQKSDSGTAPKTVYATTSFSLTPYSVVQLPNSCGDMWSTVTGDEQAPTYSTVNEPPTLTDTAVCYTHNKPQQQ